In one window of Methanosarcina vacuolata Z-761 DNA:
- a CDS encoding class I SAM-dependent methyltransferase — MSELSRKMNQCRKPAGEAGKLVADEMNINHYELTSWGLGKIDIKQDSIILDIGCGGGRTVNRLALLAPEGKVFGIDYSNDCVNWSIEFNKGLIDSGKVEIHNASVEKIPFEDNKFDWALAVETVYFWPNLLQNLSEIKRVLKPSGRIMIINEMYASQNFKDRNDPYVKAGNLKLHTPQELEELLKKAGYVNIQIHLVENKNWMCCIGEKSS; from the coding sequence ATGAGCGAACTTTCTAGAAAGATGAATCAATGCAGAAAGCCTGCCGGAGAGGCAGGTAAATTGGTTGCGGATGAAATGAATATCAACCATTATGAGCTGACAAGCTGGGGTTTGGGGAAAATAGATATTAAGCAGGATAGTATAATTTTAGATATTGGGTGCGGCGGGGGTAGAACAGTAAACAGGTTGGCCTTACTTGCACCTGAAGGAAAAGTTTTTGGAATTGATTATTCTAATGACTGTGTAAACTGGTCTATCGAATTTAACAAAGGATTAATAGACAGCGGTAAGGTTGAGATACATAACGCAAGTGTAGAAAAAATTCCTTTTGAGGATAACAAATTTGATTGGGCACTGGCGGTTGAAACTGTTTATTTCTGGCCGAACCTTCTTCAAAACTTATCTGAAATTAAAAGGGTTTTAAAACCTTCTGGCAGGATTATGATAATTAACGAAATGTATGCCAGCCAGAACTTTAAGGACAGAAATGACCCGTATGTAAAGGCTGGCAATCTTAAACTACATACACCTCAAGAACTGGAGGAGTTATTAAAAAAGGCCGGATACGTAAATATACAAATACATCTGGTAGAAAATAAAAACTGGATGTGCTGTATAGGAGAAAAAAGTAGCTAA
- a CDS encoding class I SAM-dependent methyltransferase, whose translation MEIYRTVEAFYDDNVEYEWQRLERHRIEYEITRRYLDIYIPEESRILDVGGGPGRYSIYLASQGHNVTLLDLSSKNILLAKTKAEEQGIQLESFIHCNALELNHHIKGQFDAVLCMGPFYHLTDEVQRHIVIDKCVNVLKPGGILFVSFISAFAPIIDMIRGNPHMILDTKDRLLDYLKDGTNIVSEENPGFTDAWFENPANIEDIMKKYPLEKLVITAIEGMLSSNERTINSLPEDCFNAFIELSMKLSTNPMTWGSCEHMLYIGRRSES comes from the coding sequence ATGGAGATATACAGGACAGTGGAAGCATTTTATGATGATAATGTGGAATATGAATGGCAGAGGCTAGAGAGACACCGGATCGAATATGAAATAACACGCAGATATCTGGATATTTACATACCCGAAGAATCAAGAATACTCGATGTAGGGGGAGGACCCGGAAGATATTCTATATATCTGGCTTCACAGGGGCATAATGTTACACTTCTGGACCTTTCTTCAAAGAACATTTTACTTGCAAAGACAAAAGCTGAAGAACAAGGCATACAGTTAGAGAGTTTTATCCACTGTAATGCGCTTGAACTTAATCACCACATAAAAGGTCAGTTTGATGCCGTTCTTTGTATGGGGCCTTTTTATCACCTTACTGATGAGGTTCAAAGACATATCGTAATCGATAAGTGCGTAAATGTTCTGAAACCTGGAGGTATCCTTTTTGTATCATTCATTTCCGCATTTGCACCTATAATTGACATGATAAGAGGAAACCCACATATGATTCTGGATACAAAAGACAGATTATTAGATTACCTGAAGGATGGGACCAATATTGTTTCTGAGGAAAATCCCGGATTCACAGATGCGTGGTTTGAAAATCCAGCAAATATAGAAGATATTATGAAAAAGTATCCACTTGAGAAATTAGTTATTACTGCAATCGAAGGAATGTTGTCGTCGAACGAGAGAACAATAAATAGCCTGCCGGAGGATTGCTTTAATGCATTTATCGAGCTTTCTATGAAACTATCCACAAACCCGATGACATGGGGCAGTTGTGAGCATATGCTCTATATTGGAAGGAGAAGTGAGTCCTGA
- a CDS encoding DUF1330 domain-containing protein, which yields MKKTVMVILIESVHDPVRYAEYIAAVKDIVEQHGGEYIARSNKITAFCGTIKPERSIVIGFDSLAQAENCFNSPEYRAVKHLREDSTVSSAFFIDND from the coding sequence ATGAAAAAAACAGTAATGGTTATTCTGATCGAATCTGTGCACGACCCTGTCCGCTATGCCGAATATATTGCAGCGGTTAAGGACATTGTGGAGCAGCACGGAGGCGAATATATAGCACGCAGTAACAAAATCACCGCTTTTTGTGGCACCATTAAGCCGGAACGTTCTATCGTCATCGGCTTTGACTCTCTTGCACAGGCTGAAAATTGTTTTAATTCTCCCGAATACAGAGCTGTCAAGCATCTGCGAGAAGACAGCACAGTATCCAGTGCCTTTTTTATAGACAACGATTAA
- a CDS encoding class I SAM-dependent methyltransferase, with protein sequence MNAIGAQDGQNILEVGCAGGVFCHKLKQYLPNIKITGLDFDT encoded by the coding sequence ATGAACGCAATTGGAGCACAGGATGGCCAGAATATTCTTGAGGTCGGATGTGCCGGAGGTGTGTTCTGTCATAAGTTAAAGCAATATCTTCCCAACATTAAAATAACAGGACTTGATTTTGACACCTGA
- a CDS encoding DUF7557 family protein: MSTIAIDPDVKESLKEFKITENESYNSIIKRLIVKVKETAEYKPMFPKEENTERRESHVKDFDAWLDRKLIEDKEILDALGRK, translated from the coding sequence ATGTCTACCATAGCCATTGACCCAGATGTAAAGGAATCACTTAAAGAATTTAAGATCACAGAAAACGAGTCTTATAATTCCATTATCAAACGGCTCATTGTTAAAGTTAAAGAAACTGCAGAGTATAAACCAATGTTCCCAAAAGAAGAGAACACTGAACGAAGAGAATCACATGTCAAAGATTTCGATGCATGGTTGGATAGGAAACTCATAGAAGACAAAGAGATCTTAGACGCACTCGGAAGAAAGTGA
- a CDS encoding GNAT family N-acetyltransferase, which yields MTELVKTIIVTEDIRLKQLELSDANEMFTTIDRQRDYLGKWLPFVAFTIDVSDSEDYIRSVLAVPAEKGDFVFVIRYKGDFAGLIGFKNTDKLNRKAEIGYWLSEPCQKKGIITSSVTAVMRFAFEEMNINRVQIRCAVGNFPSKSIPQRLGFRFEGIERDGELLTGNRFTDIEVYSLLKNEFLSAGN from the coding sequence ATGACAGAACTTGTAAAAACCATCATCGTAACGGAAGATATACGGCTTAAGCAACTGGAACTTTCGGATGCCAACGAGATGTTCACTACCATCGACAGGCAGCGGGATTACCTGGGTAAATGGCTGCCGTTTGTTGCGTTTACCATAGATGTGTCGGACTCGGAGGATTATATCCGTTCGGTGCTTGCTGTCCCTGCCGAAAAAGGGGATTTTGTATTTGTAATCCGGTATAAGGGGGATTTTGCCGGGTTGATCGGCTTCAAGAATACCGATAAACTGAACCGTAAAGCGGAAATCGGGTACTGGCTTTCGGAACCGTGTCAAAAAAAAGGTATCATCACCAGTTCGGTTACAGCCGTGATGCGTTTTGCCTTTGAAGAAATGAATATCAACCGGGTTCAAATAAGATGTGCGGTGGGGAACTTTCCCAGCAAAAGCATACCTCAACGCCTCGGCTTCCGTTTTGAAGGCATCGAACGGGACGGAGAACTGCTAACCGGGAACCGCTTCACCGATATTGAGGTGTATAGCCTGCTGAAAAATGAATTTCTCTCTGCCGGAAATTAG
- a CDS encoding UbiA family prenyltransferase, translating into MLRPKILGLFRLFRFELPFTAGVCVILGELLALGALPTTTEIVLGFLSIFFISATALILNDYFDLEIDRINAPERPLPAGLVTEQEVVLLSIVVAILGLITSYLISLEALLVAILVWAVGLLYNWRFKKAGLIGNLMVSFSVGMTFIFGGIAVNKPFEIIVWFFAVIVMLVDLGEEIAADAMDIEGDSQAGSHSLALELGREKALKISGAVFLLVVFASSLPFFLGWLERIYLFPILLIDIVILYSTGKLLDSKTANRRIYIRWIYLTGLIAFIIFIIIRMVK; encoded by the coding sequence ATGCTTAGGCCAAAAATTCTGGGGCTATTCCGCTTATTCCGTTTTGAACTGCCATTTACTGCTGGAGTGTGCGTGATACTGGGGGAGTTACTGGCATTAGGTGCACTTCCTACCACAACTGAAATTGTATTGGGGTTTCTAAGCATTTTTTTCATTTCGGCTACGGCTCTCATCCTTAATGACTACTTTGATCTTGAAATTGACAGAATAAATGCGCCAGAAAGACCACTTCCAGCAGGTCTTGTTACTGAGCAAGAAGTCGTTTTACTCTCCATTGTTGTGGCAATACTTGGACTTATCACAAGCTACCTGATTAGCTTAGAGGCCTTATTAGTAGCCATTCTGGTCTGGGCAGTTGGTTTGCTTTACAACTGGCGGTTCAAAAAAGCGGGTCTTATTGGAAATCTGATGGTCAGCTTTTCAGTAGGCATGACTTTTATTTTTGGTGGTATAGCAGTAAACAAACCATTTGAAATAATAGTCTGGTTTTTTGCGGTTATAGTAATGCTTGTAGATTTAGGAGAAGAGATCGCGGCAGACGCTATGGATATTGAAGGCGATAGTCAGGCAGGATCTCATTCCTTAGCCCTGGAACTTGGCCGCGAAAAAGCATTGAAAATAAGCGGAGCGGTTTTCTTACTGGTGGTTTTTGCAAGCAGCTTGCCGTTTTTTCTGGGCTGGCTAGAGCGGATTTATCTGTTTCCCATTTTACTAATAGATATAGTAATTCTGTACTCAACAGGTAAATTGTTAGACTCAAAAACCGCAAACCGGCGAATTTATATTCGCTGGATATACCTGACTGGATTAATAGCATTCATAATTTTCATAATCATTCGGATGGTAAAGTGA
- a CDS encoding type II toxin-antitoxin system death-on-curing family toxin: MLISLIDVLKIHQRVIDYDKEENPDDYTPAIRSLATLELMFEYMIKEYNTVFQNAAIVVYAIVSRHPFFNGNKRTGYEAMNFVLEDSGYTLTSTPQETIEFIVKIAATENEMKPAEIEEWIINHTIKNNPKDYLFN, translated from the coding sequence ATGTTGATTAGCTTAATTGATGTCTTAAAAATTCATCAACGAGTGATTGACTATGACAAAGAAGAGAATCCTGACGATTATACACCTGCAATTAGATCTCTTGCTACATTAGAGTTAATGTTTGAATATATGATAAAGGAATATAATACCGTTTTTCAAAATGCTGCAATTGTAGTTTATGCCATTGTCTCAAGACATCCGTTTTTTAACGGAAATAAAAGAACGGGATACGAAGCAATGAATTTTGTTCTTGAGGATAGTGGGTATACACTTACATCTACTCCACAAGAAACGATAGAATTTATAGTCAAGATTGCAGCGACTGAAAATGAGATGAAGCCAGCTGAAATTGAAGAATGGATTATTAATCATACCATCAAAAATAATCCAAAAGATTATCTATTTAATTGA